Proteins co-encoded in one Papaver somniferum cultivar HN1 chromosome 5, ASM357369v1, whole genome shotgun sequence genomic window:
- the LOC113280537 gene encoding uncharacterized protein LOC113280537, producing the protein MDKRWLDQLQQPLHAAAHYLNPQVYWATLGSPELIESDQSIKEGLLDCIGKLSEDFEEESKILVELVPYRTRRGRLGRANVVASIQSLAPVKWWITFGSEIPNLQKFAKRVLGLTTLASPCETNWSAFKNLHTKKRNRSDHEKLNDLVYVQYKKRIRKRFEERVMGSEVDPIVLKTMEEWLDPHDARDDLVEGTDFTYGILEDAEGSENDEHPPPITRQQTYKRRRTNTNASSQPESSSREITTSTRTSTRARARSSQV; encoded by the coding sequence ATGGACAAGCGATGGTTAGATCAACTTCAACAACCATTGCATGCTGCAGCACATTATCTTAACCCACAAGTATACTGGGCTACACTTGGAAGTCCTGAACTGATTGAATCTGATCAGTCTATCAAAGAAGGTTTACTGGATTGCATAGGCAAGCTGTCAGAAGATTTTGAGGAGGAATCTAAGATCCTAGTCGAACTTGTTCCGTATCGCACTAGGAGGGGCCGACTAGGAAGAGCCAATGTCGTAGCTAGTATCCAGTCTCTTGCACCTGTTAAGTGGTGGATTACATTTGGAAGTGAGATTCCAAACTTGCAAAAGTTTGCCAAAAGAGTTCTTGGACTTACAACTTTAGCATCCCCATGCGAAACGAATTGGAGTGCGTTCAAAAATCTTCATACGAAGAAAAGGAACCGTTCAGACCATGAAAAGTTGAATGATCTTGTGTATGTTCAATATAAAAAGAGAATTAGGAAGCGTTTCGAAGAACGCGTAATGGGGTCTGAGGTAGATCCAATTGTGCTGAAGACAATGGAAGAGTGGCTAGATCCTCATGATGCTAGAGACGACCTTGTAGAAGGAACAGATTTCACTTATGGAATACTTGAAGATGCTGAAGGAAGTGAAAATGATGAGCATCCTCCTCCAATTACTCGTCAACAAACATACAAACGCCGTCGCACTAATACAAATGCCTCCAGCCAGCCAGAATCATCATCAAGGGAAATAACAACATCAACAAGGACATCTACTCGTGCTCGTGCTCGTTCATCACAAGTTTAG
- the LOC113280536 gene encoding RING-H2 finger protein ATL64-like produces MSSDSTPFPFHESMDHRHHGNLADIINSYDGKVILVGIMTLLVVISFVLLLHAYAKWVISQARERRRERVVTISHILDPTLLHHHNTTTQFYNDNRTAGFLKDGLDISTIASLPLFVYKSDDVINANGPVLDECAICLSTFEEHEVGRLLPVCQHSFHVECIDMWLRSHSSCPICRSPVKPEKSTLETHSPSSHEISVSQEPSSIDTIANELSSHIDEVANGNPPTPHEVLVEIQMPSPPLPPLPPPSPPHSVRKSFKRMLSVKFDRLDQQKVFPSSSSS; encoded by the coding sequence ATGTCTAGTGACTCTACTCCATTTCCatttcatgaatccatggatCATCGGCACCATGGGAATCTAGCCGATATTATCAATTCTTACGACGGGAAAGTAATACTTGTTGGCATTATGACGTTACTCGTCGTGATTTCATTTGTGTTACTACTCCATGCGTACGCAAAATGGGTGATTAGTCAAGCTcgtgaaagaagaagagaaagagtggTCACTATATCGCATATACTGGATCCTACTCTTTTGCATCACCACAATACTACTACACAATTTTACAATGATAATCGTACGGCCGGTTTCCTAAAAGATGGTCTTGATATCTCGACAATAGCTTCTCTCCCACTCTTTGTCTACAAATCCGACGATGTGATTAATGCCAATGGGCCAGTATTGGATGAGTGTGCAATTTGTTTGAGCACATTTGAAGAACACGAAGTAGGAAGGTTGTTACCAGTATGTCAACATTCGTTTCATGTTGAATGTATTGATATGTGGCTTCGATCTCATTCGAGTTGTCCGATTTGTAGATCGCCCGTGAAGCCGGAGAAATCAACACTGGAGACTCATTCACCGTCAAGTCACGAAATTTCGGTCAGTCAAGAGCCGTCTTCAATTGATACGATAGCTAATGAGTTATCATCTCATATTGATGAGGTTGCGAATGGTAACCCTCCTACTCCTCATGAAGTTTTGGTTGAAATCCAAATGCCATCACCACCATTGCCGCcacttccaccaccatcaccaccacattCAGTTAGAAAATCTTTCAAGAGAATGCTGAGCGTGAAATTTGATAGACTAGATCAACAAAAAGTGTTCCCATCATCATCCTCTAGCTAG
- the LOC113284237 gene encoding receptor-like protein 7: MKIEKFCSSPPMNFLQGGCLLLFLFIFSFSHSGNNFVQGQCLSDQKALLLQLNHSLSSDYFFLSTKRISWSWNTDCCSWGGIICDGAGHVISLDLSNEGINGGLHNSSSLFKLQYLERLNLAHNMFRQQLYYSADYFESFVSASIPSGLDQLTNLKYLNLSSSHLSGQIPIGISRLTRLVSLDLSSSFNFNDYYYYYDLPRMVMSDPNLETLTRNLTELRELVLNGVDISEHRSKWSQTLSSSLPKLEVLSLSDCFLSGPIDSSFLQLQSLNKLNLSNNMISSEIPDFLGDFPSLNSLDLRNCDLYGKLPLKLLNVKTLQSLSLANNGRLGGSLPEFPMDGELRKLVLSDTSFTGELPNSIGSLRFLSYIDLRNSRFNGSIPASFSKLNQLQYLDISSNSFTGLIPSFGRSESLIKVDLSDNRLAGPILSHWSMLPKLVSLNLKNNSFNGTIPSKYFTLPSLQKLDLAMNHFTGRLGEFSIVSSSSLEWLDLSDNELQGPIPASIFQLSELLVLILDSNEFCGTISLSMVFHKMRNLSSLSLSGNKLSIRTTGANFALSPQLDSLGLSSCNLTKFPVFLNNQSRMNFLDLSNNNIHGKIPNWIWKIGNGNLYHLNLSHNFFEDPDQLLPIDSFHSLRLLDLHSNMLQGKNIILPLNVDFLDYSLNNFTSMVTNLFPSQSSIVSLSLARNQLSGVIPMSICKVGALSFLDLSHNNLSGPIPPCIWLIEVLLLRGNNFQENIPQTLFVDYCGLKTLDLNGNRFEGHLPKSLANCTILEVLDLGNNQFTGGFPSSLGNMSHLRVLVLRSNKFYGPWGNQGFISKECFSSWKAMMVRVEAAKWIQDDKLLISESNGSYSYQPAVEVTSKGVDMEVVKILNIFTSIDFSNNVFEGEIPEAIGNLTSLYILNFSRNALTGPIPSTFGNLIHLESLDLSKNILSGEIPSQLASLSFLSVVNFSFNKLVGKIPSGNQFQTFTANSFEGNDGLCGAPLSKECSYISKLPQNGSSSNDEFDWVLLVVTFLGFLVGASIVIGPQYVWKRGREWANELMNKILRIS; the protein is encoded by the exons ATGAAAATCGAAAAGTTTTGTTCATCTCCTCCAATGAACTTTCTTCAAGGTGGATGCCTTTTGTTATTCCTTTTCATATTTAGTTTCTCTCACTCTGGCAACAACTTTGTTCAAGGGCAATGCCTGAGTGATCAGAAAGCTCTGCTGCTCCAGTTGAATCACAGTCTTTCTTCAGATTATTTTTTCTTATCAACAAAGCGTATTTCTTGGAGTTGGAACACTGATTGTTGTTCTTGGGGTGGTATTATTTGTGATGGAGCTGGTCATGTTATCAGTTTAGATCTTAGTAATGAAGGCATTAACGGTGGACTACATAATTCTAGCAGCTTATTTAAACTTCAGTACCTAGAGAGATTGAATCTGGCTCACAACATGTTCCGCCAACAATTATATTATTCGGCTGACTATTTCGAGTCTTTTGTTTCTGCATCGATTCCATCTGGGTTAGACCAACTTACAAACTTGAAATATCTGAATCTATCAAGCTCACACTTGTCGGGGCAAATTCCGATAGGCATATCACGTTTGACAAGGTTGGTTTCGCTCGATCTCTCTAGCAGTttcaattttaatgattattattACTACTATGACTTACCGCGGATGGTAATGAGTGACCCAAATCTCGAAACACTTACTCGCAATTTAACAGAATTGAGAGAACTCGTGTTAAATGGAGTAGATATATCTGAACATCGCAGCAAGTGGAGTCAAACCTTGTCCTCTTCGCTCCCTAAACTAGAGGTATTGAGTTTGTCTGATTGTTTTCTTTCAGGGCCTATTGATTCATCTTTCTTACAACTTCAATCACTTAATAAGCTTAACCTCAGCAACAATATGATCTCAAGTGAAATACCAGATTTCCTTGGAGACTTCCCCAGCTTGAATTCCTTAGATCTAAGGAACTGTGATTTGTATGGAAAACTCCCACTAAAACTTTTAAATGTAAAAACTCTTCAAAGTCTGTCTCTAGCAAATAATGGGCGTCTTGGTGGTTCTTTACCAGAATTCCCCATGGATGGGGAGCTTCGGAAGTTGGTGCTGTCAGACACAAGCTTCACAGGCGAATTACCAAACTCTATTGGTTCTCTTCGATTTTTATCTTATATAGATCTCCGGAACTCTAGATTTAATGGATCAATCCCCGCTTCATTTTCAAAGCTAAACCAACTTCAATATCTAGACATATCATCCAACAGTTTCACTGGTTTGATCCCATCATTCGGCCGATCAGAGAGCCTCATAAAAGTAGACCTTTCTGATAATCGTTTAGCAGGTCCAATTCTTTCTCATTGGAGTATGCTTCCGAAGCTAGTTAGCTTGAACTTGAAAAATAACTCATTCAATGGAACAATACCATCGAAATATTTTACTCTTCCATCACTGCAGAAGTTAGACCTCGCCATGAATCATTTTACTGGCCGCCTTGGTGAATTTTCCATTGTATCTTCATCTTCGTTGGAATGGCTTGATTTGAGTGATAATGAACTTCAAGGTCCTATTCCAGCATCAATATTCCAACTTTCTGAGTTGCTAGTTCTCATACTTGATTCAAATGAATTTTGTGGCACAATAAGTCTAAGTATGGTCTTCCATAAGATGAGAAATCTCTCGAGTCTCAGCCTTTCAGGTAACAAACTGTCGATCCGTACTACTGGTGCTAATTTTGCATTGTCTCCTCAACTTGACAGTTTGGGATTGAGTTCTTGTAACTTAACCAAATTCCCCGTCTTTTTGAATAATCAATCTAGGATGAATTTTCTTGATCTTTCCAACAATAATATCCATGGAAAAATACCCAACTGGATTTGGAAGATCGGCAATGGGAACCTTTATCACTTAAATCTTTCTCACAACTTTTTTGAAGATCCTGACCAACTCTTACCCATCGATAGTTTTCATTCTCTGCGTTTGCTAGACCTCCACTCCAACATGCTTCAAGGGAAAAATATAATCTTACCGTTAAATGTCGACTTCTTGGATTACTCACTAAACAACTTTACCTCTATGGTTACAAATCTTTTTCCTTCCCAGTCATCCATTGTATCTTTATCTCTAGCAAGAAATCAACTTAGTGGAGTAATTCCTATGTCAATATGTAAAGTTGGTGCGCTTTCTTTTCTTGATCTATCACACAACAACTTGAGTGGACCTATACCTCCTTGTATATGGTTGATCGAAGTTTTACTTCTACGAGGAAACAACTTTCAAGAAAACATACCCCAGACACTATTTGTAGATTATTGTGGTCTAAAGACACTTGATCTTAATGGAAACAGATTTGAAGGGCATCTACCAAAATCTCTAGCAAATTGTACAATACTAGAGGTTTTAGATTTGGGAAATAATCAATTTACTGGTGGTTTCCCATCCTCGTTAGGGAATATGTCGCATTTGCGTGTTCTTGTGCTACGGTCCAACAAATTTTATGGTCCCTGGGGAAATCAAG GTTTTATATCCAAGGAATGCTTTTCAAGTTGGAAGGCCATGATGGTAAGAGTAGAAGCAGCAAAATGGATCCAAGACGATAAGCTATTAATTTCTGAAAGTAACGGCAGTTATAGCTACCAACCAGCAGTGGAAGTTACCAGCAAAGGGGTAGACATGGAAGTAGTAAAGATCCTTAACATTTTTACAAGCATTGATTTCTCAAATAATGTATTTGAAGGGGAGATACCAGAGGCCATTGGAAATCTCACGTCACTTTACATTCTTAATTTCTCAAGAAACGCCCTCACAGGCCCAATCCCATCGACTTTCGGGAATCTTATACATCTCGAGTCATTAGACCTCTCGAAGAACATACTAAGTGGAGAGATTCCCTCCCAATTAGCAAGCTTATCATTCCTCTCCGTCGTGAACTTCTCTTTCAACAAACTCGTGGGAAAAATCCCATCtggaaatcaatttcaaactttCACTGCAAATTCCTTTGAAGGAAATGATGGGTTATGCGGAGCTCCCTTGTCCAAAGAATGCAGCTACATTTCTAAGTTGCCGCAAAATGGTTCAAGTTCTAACGACGAATTTGATTGGGTATTACTTGTAGTTACGTTTTTGGGATTCCTAGTCGGTGCAAGCATTGTTATTGGACCTCAATATGTTTGGAAAAGAGGGAGAGAATGGGCTAACGAGCTTATGAACAAAATCCTTCGCATTAGTTGA
- the LOC113280535 gene encoding receptor-like protein 33: MRLLSFTTRFFFLVFFFLTVLELNSSNIWVHGQCLNHQKTLLIQLNKSLISSSHILPSIIKFSSKRSSWRSNTDCCKFWSGVGCDRSGHVTSLDLSNEFIHSELNSTSSLFKLQYLESLNLAFNNFILTPIPPGFGRLINLTYLNLSSSGFSGQIPVELSRMIRLVTLDLSTFLPVSNSLTLKNPDLGTLIRNLKEIKVLWLDGVNISAHGSKWCKAVSSSNGHKLQVLSLSNCYLSGPFDKSVLRLRSLYDLRLDRNNISAKVPEFFSEFRNLTSLHLNGCGLYGKFPDSVFQLRTLRSLQVSDNKLLRGTLPEFSEDKLLQDLVLSDTSFAGELPHSIGNLTLLSRLELDNCSFNGLIPTSISNLNQLQFLYLSMNGFTGVIPSINWPTSLTDINLSYNQFTGPIPPEWNKLPKLVNLNLKNNSFNGTIPSALFTLPSLQKLELTMNQFTGGLDEFPSGSSSSLEYLDISMNKLQGPIPMSIFDLSRIKILTLSSNNFNGTLSLETFFHKFKNLSSLDLSGNKLSITFISDNFTLFPQIRLLMLRSCNLSVFPAFLSNQSRLNYLDLSENQMKGKIPNWIHLIGEGYLGYLNLSYNFLEDPQLPLPPNSFNSLSILDLRSNRLQGKNPILPSSAIILDYSLNNFTTIIQNISSYTSFTLYLSLSNNQLIGEIPQSICQAGYLQVLDLSHNNLSGEIPSCLVGFIPSLAVLNLRGNNFDGIIPEIFPESCTLETLDLNGNQFEGQLPRSLVNCAMLEVLDLGNNQLTGDFPSWLGSMSNLRVLVLRSNRFHGPLGNTTGLGFQKLQIVDISFNKFTGTLCSKCFFSWTGMMVNVDETQSNHQILGFKFLELSRLYYQNKVTVTSKVLDIELVKFFTTFAFIDFSNNEFEGEIPRVIGNLSSLYALNLSRNAFSGTVPSSIGNLGRLESLDLSQNKLTGEIPLQLTELTFLSVLNLSFNQLEGKIPSGSQFQTFEVNSFEGNDGLCGAPISNSCTITESSPQNGWKPDNELHEFDWVLLMVSFMGFLVGAGMIIGPQFFWKKGREWANEHLNKFLNIT, from the coding sequence ATGAGATTGTTAAGCTTTACTACAaggtttttctttcttgttttcttcttcttaactgTATTGGAATTGAATAGCAGCAATATTTGGGTTCATGGGCAATGTTTGAATCATCAGAAGACTTTATTAATCCAGTTGAATAAAAGtcttatttcttcctctcatATATTGCCGTCTATCATAAAGTTTTCATCGAAGCGCAGTTCTTGGCGTTCGAATACTGATTGTTGTAAATTTTGGAGTGGCGTTGGTTGTGATAGAAGTGGTCATGTTACCAGTTTAGACCTGAGTAATGAATTCATTCACAGTGAACTAAATAGCACCAGTAGCTTGTTCAAGTTACAATATCTTGAGAGCTTGAACTTGGCTTTCAATAACTTCATTTTGACACCAATTCCGCCCGGCTTCGGCAGACTCATCAACTTAACTTACCTTAATCTATCAAGCTCGGGTTTCAGTGGGCAGATTCCAGTTGAGCTTTCGCGTATGATAAGGTTGGTAACACTTGATCTATCTACTTTTCTACCTGTTAGTAATTCATTAACATTGAAAAATCCTGACCTTGGTACACTCATTCGTAATTTGAAAGAAATTAAAGTACTTTGGTTAGATGGTGTGAACATATCAGCACACGGTAGCAAGTGGTGCAAAGCAGTATCGAGTTCTAACGGTCATAAATTACAAGTGTTGAGTTTGTCAAACTGTTATCTTTCAGGGCCTTTTGATAAATCTGTTTTACGGCTTCGATCCCTCTATGACCTTCGACTTGACCGCAATAATATTTCTGCTAAAGTACCGGAGTTCTTTAGTGAATTCCGTAACTTGACTTCCTTGCATCTTAATGGTTGCGGGTTGTATGGAAAATTCCCAGACAGTGTCTTTCAGTTACGAACACTTCGAAGCTTACAAGTGTCAGATAATAAGCTCCTTCGAGGTACTTTGCCAGAATTTTCGGAGGATAAATTGCTACAAGACTTAGTGCTATCGGATACAAGCTTCGCAGGCGAACTACCACATTCTATTGGCAATCTCACACTCTTATCCCGCTTAGAGCTTGATAACTGTAGCTTTAATGGTTTAATTCCCACTTCAATTTCAAACCTTAACCAACTCCAATTTCTATACCTTTCAATGAACGGTTTCACTGGAGTTATCCCGTCAATCAATTGGCCTACGAGTCTCACAGATATAAACCTTTCGTATAATCAATTTACAGGTCCAATTCCTCCTGAATGGAACAAACTCCCGAAACTAGTTAATCTGAATTTGAAGAACAATTCGTTCAATGGGACAATCCCAAGTGCTTTGTTTACTCTGCCTTCACTGCAGAAGCTAGAACTTACGATGAATCAGTTCACTGGTGGTCTGGACGAGTTTCCCAGTGGATCTTCTTCTTCGCTGGAGTATCTTGATATTAGTATGAATAAGCTGCAAGGACCTATTCCAATGTCAATTTTCGATCTCTCtagaataaaaattctcacacTTTCTTCAAATAACTTCAATGGCACTTTAAGTCTTGAAACTTTTTTCCACAAGTTCAAGAATCTTTCAAGTCTTGATCTTTCAGGTAACAAATTGTCGATCACTTTTATTAGTGATAATTTTACATTGTTTCCTCAAATTCGTTTATTGATGTTGCGTTCTTGTAACCTCAGTGTATTCCCTGCTTTCTTGAGTAACCAATCTAGACTGAACTATCTGGATCTCTCCGAGAATCAAATGAAAGGGAAGATACCGAACTGGATTCATTTGATCGGCGAAGGATATCTTGGTTATTTAAATCTTTCATATAATTTCTTGGAGGATCCTCAACTGCCCTTACCTCCTAATAGTTTTAATTCTTTGTCTATCCTTGACCTTCGCTCCAACCGTCTTCAAGGGAAGAATCCAATCTTACCATCATCTGCCATCATTTTGGATTACTCATTGAACAACTTTACCACCATCATCCAAAATATATCTTCTTACACATCGTTCACTTTGTACTTATCTCTATCAAATAATCAACTTATTGGAGAAATACCTCAGTCTATATGTCAAGCTGGTTATCTTCAAGTTCTTGATCTATCTCATAATAACTTGAGTGGAGAAATACCCTCCTGTCTAGTTGGGTTCATTCCCAGTCTTGCAGTTCTAAATCTAAGAGGAAACAATTTCGATGGAATTATACCAGAGATATTTCCAGAAAGTTGTACACTAGAGACACTCGATCTCAATGGAAACCAGTTTGAAGGCCAGCTGCCAAGATCGCTTGTCAACTGTGCAATGCTAGAGGTCTTAGACCTTGGTAATAACCAATTAACCGGTGATTTCCCTTCCTGGTTGGGATCTATGTCCAACTTGCGGGTTCTTGTGTTACGGTCCAACAGATTCCATGGTCCCCTAGGGAATACAACTGGTCTAGGATTCCAAAAACTGCAGATAGTGGACATATCTTTCAATAAGTTTACGGGCACTCTTTGCAGCAAATGCTTCTTCAGTTGGACTGGGATGATGGTGAATGTAGATGAAACACAATCAAATCACCAGATACTAGGATTTAAGTTCTTAGAGCTGAGTCGTTTGTATTACCAAAACAAGGTGACCGTTACAAGCAAAGTGCTAGATATAGAACTGGTGAAGTTTTTTACCACTTTCGCATTTATCGACTTCTCAAATAATGAATTCGAAGGAGAGATACCTAGAGTGATTGGAAATCTTAGCTCTCTATATGCTTTAAATTTGTCAAGAAATGCTTTTAGTGGTACCGTCCCATCAAGTATCGGTAATCTTGGGCGACTTGAGTCGTTAGACCTTTCCCAGAATAAACTTACTGGAGAGATCCCACTGCAATTAACAGAATTGACTTTCCTTTCGGTCTTAAATCTCTCTTTTAACCAACTTGAGGGAAAGATTCCATCAGGCAGTCAATTTCAAACTTTCGAAGTGAATTCTTTTGAAGGAAATGATGGATTATGTGGGGCACCTATATCTAACAGCTGCACTATCACTGAGTCTTCCCCACAAAATGGTTGGAAACCTGACAATGAGTTACATGAATTTGATTGGGTGTTACTGATGGTGAGCTTCATGGGATTTCTAGTGGGTGCAGGCATGATTATTGGACCTCAATTTTTCTGGAAGAAAGGAAGAGAATGGGCTAATGAACATCTgaacaaattcctcaacatcacttgA
- the LOC113280538 gene encoding receptor-like protein 52 — MGSISELRVLVLRSNTSNRLYGFPMLRIIDISSNGFSGVLSKECLSGWKAMMGYETKAEWNRKDQILGIEYLRGKKLNYQVEITNKGIEVKMVKIVTAFTSIDFSNNKLEGTIPKAIGNFTPVYNFNFSRNSLTGSIPYTFGNPKHLESLDLSQNKLTGEIPFQLTSLSTLSVLNPSFNQSEGRIP; from the coding sequence ATGGGATCTATTTCTGAGTTGCGTGTTCTTGTGTTACGTTCCAACACTTCCAACAGACTCTACGGTTTCCCAATGCTACGGATTATTGACATATCCTCTAATGGGTTTTCAGGTGTTCTATCTAAAGAATGTCTTTCAGGTTGGAAGGCCATGATGGGATATGAAACAAAAGCAGAATGGAATCGCAAGGATCAGATATTAGGAATTGAGTATTTAAGGGGTAAAAAGTTGAATTACCAAGTAGAAATTACAAACAAGGGGATAGAAGTAAAAATGGTGAAGATTGTAACGGCCTTTACAAGCATCGACTTCTCAAATAACAAATTGGAGGGGACAATCCCAAAAGCCATTGGAAATTTCACACCAGTTTACAATTTCAACTTCTCAAGAAATTCTCTCACAGGTTCAATTCCATATACTTTTGGGAATCCTAAACATCTTGAGTCATTAGACCTTTCGCAGAACAAGTTGACAGGGGAAATCCCGTTCCAGTTAACAAGCTTGTCGACCCTTTCGGTTTTGAACCCATCTTTCAACCAATCAGAGGGAAGGATCCCATAG